A window of Mycolicibacterium madagascariense genomic DNA:
ATCCCGGCGTCGGGAACCTCGCGGCCGCACCAGCGGCAGGGCTGGACGCGGGTCCGTCGGCGTGTTTCAGGGGCCACGGATGTCGACTGTAAACGGCCCGCGGGCCCGTTCCCGGTACCATGGACACTCGCGTCGGGAACTTCGCGCCAATCGGCAGCGTTGATGATCGCGAAGACATGCTCGAGAGATGTCGGATGAGGAGAAGTAACCATGGCTGATCGTGTCCTGCGAGGTAGTCGACTCGGAGCCGTGAGCTACGAGACCGATCGCAACCACGACCTCGCGCCCCGCCAGGTGGCGCGCTACCGGACCGACAACGGCGAGGAATTCGAGGTGCCCTTCGCCGACGAGGCCGAGATCCCCGGCACGTGGCCCTGCCGCAACGGCATGGAGGGCACGCTGGTCGACGGCGACGTTCCCGAGCCCAAGAAGGTCAAGCCGCCGCGCACGCACTGGGACATGCTGCTGGAGCGCCGTTCGGTCGAGGAGCTCGACGAGCTGCTCAAGGAGCGGATGGACATCATCAAGACCCGCCGCCGCGGGAGCAGCTAGCCCGTTCTCGCGGGGGGCGTCTAGCGGACGACGCCCCTGGCGCGGTCGATGCGGCCGCGGATGCCCCACTCGGCGATCTTGAACACCGCCTCGCGGATGTTCGAGCCGCTCATCTTCGACTTGCCAAGCTCGCGTTCGGTGAACGTGATCGGCACCTCCACCACCGAGAAGCCGGCCGTGATGGTGCGCCACGTCATCTCCACCTGGAAGCAGTAGCCCTTCGAGTCGACCGCCTGCAGGTCGATCTTCTCGAGCACCTCGCGCCGGTAAGCCCGGTATCCCGCGGTGATGTCGTTGACGTCGACGCCGAGCGAGATGCGCGAGTAACCATTAGCGGTGCGCGACAATAGCATTCGTCGGCGCGGCCAGTTGCGCACCGTGCCCCCGTCGACGTAGCGCGACCCGATGGACAGGTCGGCGCCTGCGTCGACGGCATCGAGCAGCCGGTAGAGCTCCTCCGGCGCGTGCGAGCCGTCGGCGTCCATCTCGACGAGCACCAGGTAGCCCCTGCCGAGACCCCAGGCGAAGCCGGCGATGTACGCCGCGCCGAGACCGGCCTTGCTGGTGCGGTGCATGACGTGGATGCGGTCCGCGTCGGCCAGCGCCAGCTCGTCGGCCAGTTCACCCGTGCCGTCCGGGCTGCCGTCGTCGACGATCAGCACGTGGACGTCGGGACGTGCCGCATGCACCCGCTTGACGATGATCGGCAGATTGTCGCGCTCGTTGTAGGTCGGAATGATGACCAGCGTGCGCTGACTCGGGCGGTCGCCACCCTGCGTCATGCGCGGTCCCGCTTCCCGGTCATGTCACTCCTTCGTCCTGGTGGTCGTCGACGGCCGTCGTCGACTCCTCCGCGGCGGCCGCCTTCCTGCGGCGACGCGCGAACAACTCTGCGAACGCACCATTGTGCAGCATGGCCCCCACCACAGCCGCAGCACCAGCGAATACGAGGAGTCCCTGGGCCACGGGACCCCACCGGGTCGCGGGTGTCAGGCTCGTCTTGAGCCGGATCTGCGCATCCAGGTAGGCGGGCTCGAAGAACGCCGTGCGGTCCACGATGCGGCCGTCGGGACCGATCACGGCGCTGATGCCGGTGGTCCCGGCCACGACGACGAACCGGTCGTGTTCGACGGCCCTGAGCCTGGCGAAGGACAGTTGCTGAGCGCTCATCGACGCGTCGAACGTGGCGTTGTTGGTGGGGACGGCGAGGAATTGCGCCCCGTTGAGCACCGACTCCCTGGCCGCCCTGTCGAAGATGACCTCCCAGCACGTCGTCACCCCGATCGGGATGCCCGCGGCGTGCACGACGCCGTCGCCGTGACCGGGCACGAAGTAGCCGGCGCGATCGGCGAAGGACGACAGCAGCCGGAAGAAGCCGCGCCACGGCAGGTACTCGCCGAACGGCTGCACGATCTTCTTGTCGTGGCGTTCGCCGGGCCCGGTCGCCCCGTCCCAGACGATGACGGTGTTGAGCGCCTGCGGATCCTCGGGGGTGTAGCCGGGCGCCGACACGACCGCCCCGACCAGGATGGGCGCGCGGATCGCGTCGACGGCGGCGGCGATCTCGTCGGCGGCGTCGTGGTTGACGATCGGGTCGATGTCGGAGGAGTTCTCCGGCCAGATGACGACGGCCGGTTGCGGTGCCCGTCCGGCGCGCACCTCCTCGGCCAGGTGCATCGTCTCTTGCACGTGGTTGTCGAGCACGGCCCGCCGCTGGGCGTTGAACTCCAGGCCGAGGCGCGGCACGTTGCCCTGGACCGCGGCGACCGTGGTGGTGGGGTCCTCACCCGCGCCCGCGCCGCTGTGGCGGACGTAGGGGGTGCCCAGCGCCACGACGAGCAGGACCAGGGCGACGCTCACCCCGGGAACGGCGACGGCGGGCGGCAGACCGTGGCGGACGTGGTGGTCTCGTCGCCACCACTGCACCAGCTCGATGACGAGCGCGGCGAGGCCGACGCCGACGAGGGCCACCGCGAAGGACACCAGGGGCACGCCGCCGTAGTGGGCCAGCACCAGCAGCGGACTGTCGTCCTGACTGAATCCGACTGCGCCCCAAGGAAATCCGCCGAACGGAATGGTGGACTTCAGCCATTCGGCGAGCACCCACAGGCAGGCGAACCACACCGGCCAGCCGGGCAGCCGGCGCACGATGACCGCGAGCAGGCCGAAGACCGCGGGGAACAGGGCCTCCAGCGCCGAGAGCGCCAGCCACGGAAACGGTCCGACCAGCCCGCTGATCCATGGGATGAGCGGCACGTAGAAGGCCAGCCCCGCGAGGAAGCCGTACCCGAAACCACCCGCCTTCGTCGTCGACGCATCGGTCAGCACCCAGGTGAGCAGGGCGAGCGCGAGGAACGCCGCGGGCCACCAGCCGAAGGGCGGGAAGCTGACGCACAGCAGCACCCCCGCGGCCAGGGAGGCCGCGAGTCGCAGGGCGCGCGGCACCAGTGCTCGACGCAACCGGGTCGCGACGCGCGACCACGCCGGCTCCCGGGTGGCGGGCTCCGGCGCATCGGCGCCGTCCGGTGTCGGAGTCTCCGCGTCGACGGCCTCGTCGTCGACGGCCTCCGCGTCGGTCTCTTCGCCGACGGCCTCGGGTTCCGCCTCGTCGCGGTGCCGGTGGCGGCGCTCATCCATGGAGGGTGACACCCCGGTGGACCGTCTGGCGGCAGACGGGCAGGGGCGCGTCGGGAGACAGTCTCGGCAATGCCGGAATCCGCGAGCGCGGATCGGTCGACCACCGCTGCACGGTGTCCGTGGGCGCGGCGACCTCCAGTGCGTCGAGGCTGTCGGGCAGGTCCCACACCGCGTAGGTGGCCGGGGCGCCGGGGGTCAGCGTGCCCGCGACGCCGTCTCGGGCGCCCCCGGCCCGCCACGCCCCGCGGGTGGCGGCGGCGAACGCCGCACGCGCGGACATCGCGCTGCCCGGGGTGCGGTGGGTGGTGGCCGCCCGCACCGTCTCCCACGGGTTCATGCCGGTGACGGGGGTATCGGAGCCGAAGGCGAGTGGCACGCCTTGGGATGCTAACAGCGCCAGCGGGTTGAGCCGGACCGCCCGCTCGGCACCCAGACGCTGGGCATACATTCCGTCGGTCCCGCCCCAGAGCGCGTCGAAGTTCGGCTGCATGCTGGCGATGACGCCCCAGCTGCCCAGCAGGCCGGCCTGCTCCCGGTCGATCATCTCGACGTGCTCGAGGCGGTGCCCGCAGCGGGCGACGGCAGGCGCGCCGTGGCGGTCCACCACGCGCGCGAAGGCCTCGACGACGGCCGCGACGGCGGCGTCGCCGATGACGTGGAAGCCCGCGGTGATCCCCGCCTGGGTGCACGCGTCGACGTGCGCCTCGATGGCGTCCGCGTCGAGGTAGGCGTTGCCGACCCGGTCCGGTGCGTCGTGGTACGGCTCGAGCAGCCAGGCCGTGCGCGAGCCGAGCGCGCCGTCGACGAAGAGGTCACCCGCCAGGCCGCGAACCCCGGTGTCGGACAACAGCTCTCGGGCCTGGTCCGCCGACGTCACCGCCTCGCCCCAGTAGCCGATGACCTCGACGCCGTGCCGTAGCGCGTCAAGCTCCCGCCAGTCGTCGAGGCCGCCGATCTCGGGACCGGCGCATTCGTGGACGGCGGCGATGCCCGACCTGGCGGCCAGGTCGAGGGCCGCCACCCGGGCCTCGTCGCGCTGCGCCTGCGTCAAGGCGCCGCGCGCGGCGGCCCGCACCGCGTGGTGCGCCTCGGCGGTCAGGGGTAGCTGGTCGTGGTGGCCCGCCCGCGACTCCAGATCCGGCACGGATCGGCGCAGCGCAGAGGAGGCCGCGGCGGAGTGCACGTCGACCCGTGCGAGATACGCGGGCCGGTCGCCGAGTACGCGATCGAGGTCGGCGGTGGTGGGCGCGACGGGCTGCGGCCAGCGCGCCTCGTCCCACCCGTGGCCCCAGATCGGTCCCGTGGGATGGCAGTGGGCGTGTTCGGCGAGCAAGCGCAGCGCATCGTCGCGCGACCGGGCGCCGCGCAGGTCGAGTCCGACGAGCGCGAGACCCGTCGCGGTGACGTGGACGTGGCTGTCGACGAAGGCGGGCGTCACGAAGGCGCCGTCGAGGTCGACCACCCGGGCGCCGGGAAACTGCCTGCGGCCCACGTCGTCGGCGCCGAGCCAGGACACGACGGGCTCGGGCCCATCGCTCACCGCCATGGCGGTCGCGTCGGGCATCGTCGAGCTGTAGACCCGACCGCCGACCAGCAGGGTCGTCAAGCGACGTCGGGGTGTCTCGGCAGCCGCGGCGGCGCCACGTCCGTCACGTCGATCACCTCGCCGTCGACGTAGTCACCGCGGACGGTGCGACGCGGTCCGGGGCCCATGGTCGTGACGATGAGGGGGACGCGACGGAGCCTGCGCGCCGCCAGCGCCGCCACCGCGGGCCGCACGACGGCGCGCGTCGCGGGGATCAGCAGCAGCAGTCCCACCACGGACGTGACCAGGCCGGG
This region includes:
- a CDS encoding RNA polymerase-binding protein RbpA — translated: MADRVLRGSRLGAVSYETDRNHDLAPRQVARYRTDNGEEFEVPFADEAEIPGTWPCRNGMEGTLVDGDVPEPKKVKPPRTHWDMLLERRSVEELDELLKERMDIIKTRRRGSS
- a CDS encoding polyprenol monophosphomannose synthase, translating into MTQGGDRPSQRTLVIIPTYNERDNLPIIVKRVHAARPDVHVLIVDDGSPDGTGELADELALADADRIHVMHRTSKAGLGAAYIAGFAWGLGRGYLVLVEMDADGSHAPEELYRLLDAVDAGADLSIGSRYVDGGTVRNWPRRRMLLSRTANGYSRISLGVDVNDITAGYRAYRREVLEKIDLQAVDSKGYCFQVEMTWRTITAGFSVVEVPITFTERELGKSKMSGSNIREAVFKIAEWGIRGRIDRARGVVR
- the lnt gene encoding apolipoprotein N-acyltransferase, producing the protein MDERRHRHRDEAEPEAVGEETDAEAVDDEAVDAETPTPDGADAPEPATREPAWSRVATRLRRALVPRALRLAASLAAGVLLCVSFPPFGWWPAAFLALALLTWVLTDASTTKAGGFGYGFLAGLAFYVPLIPWISGLVGPFPWLALSALEALFPAVFGLLAVIVRRLPGWPVWFACLWVLAEWLKSTIPFGGFPWGAVGFSQDDSPLLVLAHYGGVPLVSFAVALVGVGLAALVIELVQWWRRDHHVRHGLPPAVAVPGVSVALVLLVVALGTPYVRHSGAGAGEDPTTTVAAVQGNVPRLGLEFNAQRRAVLDNHVQETMHLAEEVRAGRAPQPAVVIWPENSSDIDPIVNHDAADEIAAAVDAIRAPILVGAVVSAPGYTPEDPQALNTVIVWDGATGPGERHDKKIVQPFGEYLPWRGFFRLLSSFADRAGYFVPGHGDGVVHAAGIPIGVTTCWEVIFDRAARESVLNGAQFLAVPTNNATFDASMSAQQLSFARLRAVEHDRFVVVAGTTGISAVIGPDGRIVDRTAFFEPAYLDAQIRLKTSLTPATRWGPVAQGLLVFAGAAAVVGAMLHNGAFAELFARRRRKAAAAEESTTAVDDHQDEGVT
- a CDS encoding amidohydrolase yields the protein MTTLLVGGRVYSSTMPDATAMAVSDGPEPVVSWLGADDVGRRQFPGARVVDLDGAFVTPAFVDSHVHVTATGLALVGLDLRGARSRDDALRLLAEHAHCHPTGPIWGHGWDEARWPQPVAPTTADLDRVLGDRPAYLARVDVHSAAASSALRRSVPDLESRAGHHDQLPLTAEAHHAVRAAARGALTQAQRDEARVAALDLAARSGIAAVHECAGPEIGGLDDWRELDALRHGVEVIGYWGEAVTSADQARELLSDTGVRGLAGDLFVDGALGSRTAWLLEPYHDAPDRVGNAYLDADAIEAHVDACTQAGITAGFHVIGDAAVAAVVEAFARVVDRHGAPAVARCGHRLEHVEMIDREQAGLLGSWGVIASMQPNFDALWGGTDGMYAQRLGAERAVRLNPLALLASQGVPLAFGSDTPVTGMNPWETVRAATTHRTPGSAMSARAAFAAATRGAWRAGGARDGVAGTLTPGAPATYAVWDLPDSLDALEVAAPTDTVQRWSTDPRSRIPALPRLSPDAPLPVCRQTVHRGVTLHG